TTGCACACCAATCTCAACACGGGTCGCACCCATCTCGAGCATCTCATCAATAGAGGAGGTTGAGATCCAGTCGGGCCGCGTTTCAAAGGTCGTTCCAATGTTTCTGACAGATGCGGTCTCATTTAGACGCTTGGCAACCTCAAGATCCGAACTGACAGTACCATTCATTGCATCAAGACAGCCTTTGACGAACTCACGCCGATATTCCAAGTCCTTTGAACACCAGTCACCACCCATGACTATTAGCTCAACCTTTTGGACAGAGTGCCCAATCGTTCGAAGCTGATTCAGTCTACTGGTGACCTGATCATATGGGTCAAAGGCATTCTGGATACCTCGCATCGCCGCAGGCTCATAACCGGTATAACTTTGAGGGACGCCCAGATCAGGCCCTCCCGGACAATAGGCACATTTCCCATGAGGACAGGGAACAGGCTTGGTCATGACAGCAATGACGGCAACACCTGAGACCGTTCGTACTGGGCGTGTACGAAGCAGGGGACGAAGTATTTCGGCTTCTTCTGGAACAGCATATTCTAGAACGTCAGCATTAGTAGGGATCCGTGCGCGGTGAAACCTGCCGCAGACCTTGTTCTTTATCTGGTTGATTGTCTGTTTGGTGAGAGGCTCTACTGAATTGAGCAAGGCTTGGATTATTGCACGGTTGAGTTCATATTCTTCGTCATCGCTCGTCAAGGAAGAGTACCTCTACAGATCAATCACTTTACAGAAACACTGCTAATTGGATAGCTTTTTATTCACTCGGTTCAGGAACACATATTGAACGAACGAGGTAGAAAAAGATGCCAGGTTCACACGGTTCTCTTACAAAGGCGGGTAAAGTTCGCGAGTCAACCCCAAAGGTACAGGGTCGCGAGCGCCATACACCAATTCCACGCATCCGGAATAAAAGAAACTATGTCAAACGGTTCATTCGCGGACGCACAGTAGGTGTTCGCGCATAGACGCAACATAGTCAGACCACAGGCCAGCCTGTGGTTCGCCATTCTTCTTTTAGATAGTCGCGTGCTGAATCATGTCACGTGACACGTTAATGTCACATCATCAAAAATTCTGTTTGACACCCGTTGAATCACGGT
This region of Candidatus Thorarchaeota archaeon genomic DNA includes:
- a CDS encoding 30S ribosomal protein S30e → MPGSHGSLTKAGKVRESTPKVQGRERHTPIPRIRNKRNYVKRFIRGRTVGVRA